In the genome of Gallaecimonas xiamenensis 3-C-1, the window CCTGTGCATGGCCTTTTCCGGCCGCTGCCTGCTGTCCGGTTACATCAACAGGCGCGACCCCAACCAGGGCGCCTGCACCAACGCCTGCCGCTGGCAATACCAGGGCACAGAGGCCAGCACCGACGGCTGCGGCCAGGCGGTGGCCCTGGCCGACCCCAAGCTGATGCTGCTGGAAGAAAAAAGCCGGCCCGGGGAGCTGATGGCCGCCGAAGAAGACGAGCACGGCAGCTACATCTTCAACTCCAAGGATCTGCGCGCCGTACAGCACGTGGCCGCCCTGACCGCCATGGGGGTGCATTCACTGAAGATTGAGGGGCGCACCAAGAGCCATTACTACGTGGCCCGCACCGCCCAGACTTACCGGCGCGCCATCGACGACGCCCTGGCCGGCAAAGCCTTTGACAACCAATACCTTGACGACCTCGAGCACCTGGCCAACCGGGGCTACACCGAGGGCTTTTTGAACCGCCACGGGGACGCCATGCAGAACTACCAGCAAGGGGCGCCCCAGTCGCCCCACCAGTTTGTGGGAGAAGTGACAGGCCAGCAGGCCGGCCTATTGCAGATCGCCGTCAAAAACCGCTTCGCCCTGGGAGACAAGCTGCTGCTGGTTACCCCCTTGGGCAACCACCACCTGGTACTGGACGGGCTGTGGGACCACAGGGGCCAGCCCGTCCAAGTGGCCCCAGGCGACGGCCACCAGGTACAGATAACGGCACCCGAGGGCTGCGACGGCCATATGGGGCTGCTGGTGCGGCTGGGACCATGAGCCTGGCGATCACCCAGCAGTGCATCAACTGCGAGATGTGCGAGCCAGAATGCCCCAACGGCGCCATCAGCCTTGGGCCGGACATCTACCAAATAGACCCGAACCGCTGCACCGAATGCCTGGGCCATTACCCGGCTCCCCAGTGCCAGGCGGTCTGTCCTCTTGATTGCATAACCATGCACGTTGCCGAAAGCCAGCAATGCCTGCTTGCACGCTTTGCCGCCCTTTGGGGCTGAAATTTGCGATCCCCGGCCCAGTCCCTGCGCCCTGCTCTTTACCGGCGGGCCCTGGCGTGTTTCACTTCCGCCTTTTGTAAGCCCCCGC includes:
- the yegQ gene encoding tRNA 5-hydroxyuridine modification protein YegQ, producing MQAPELLCPAGSLKHLDYAFAYGADAVYAGLPRYSLRVRNNSFNVHNLQTGIDRAHALGKKFYLVANIQPHNSKVDTFVRDMAPLVAMGPDALIMSDPGLIMLVRQAFPAMPIHLSVQANAINYASVQFWASQGIERVILSRELSLAEIATIRERCPGTELEVFVHGALCMAFSGRCLLSGYINRRDPNQGACTNACRWQYQGTEASTDGCGQAVALADPKLMLLEEKSRPGELMAAEEDEHGSYIFNSKDLRAVQHVAALTAMGVHSLKIEGRTKSHYYVARTAQTYRRAIDDALAGKAFDNQYLDDLEHLANRGYTEGFLNRHGDAMQNYQQGAPQSPHQFVGEVTGQQAGLLQIAVKNRFALGDKLLLVTPLGNHHLVLDGLWDHRGQPVQVAPGDGHQVQITAPEGCDGHMGLLVRLGP